A single Gammaproteobacteria bacterium DNA region contains:
- a CDS encoding sulfurtransferase gives MDTLPHLIEPAELHQRLGAPGLVLVDLSAGEVYQQGHIPGALPVDYSRCVSTQGRAGGMLPEPPALSALCAGLGLRHDSQVVACDDEQGRKASRFLWTLDVLGHSHHALLNGGRAAWQAEGRPLTTLPAMSPQRSVFHALVNKAPIASRDDILARLHDPDVVLVDARSPAEYRGEDLRAARGGHIPGAVNIEWKTLLDPARGGRFRPADTLLARLTAAGVTPDKLVIVYCQTHRRSALLYYALRHYLAYPRVKGYPGSWSEWGNLPDSPIEH, from the coding sequence ATGGACACCTTGCCGCACCTCATCGAGCCGGCCGAACTGCACCAGCGCCTGGGCGCGCCCGGCCTGGTGCTGGTGGATCTGTCCGCCGGGGAGGTCTACCAGCAGGGGCACATCCCCGGCGCACTGCCGGTGGATTACAGCCGCTGCGTCAGCACCCAGGGCCGGGCCGGGGGCATGCTGCCGGAGCCGCCGGCGCTGAGCGCGCTCTGCGCCGGGCTGGGCCTCAGGCACGACAGCCAGGTGGTGGCCTGCGACGATGAGCAGGGCCGCAAGGCCAGCCGTTTCCTGTGGACCCTGGACGTGCTGGGGCACAGCCACCACGCGCTGCTGAACGGCGGCCGGGCGGCCTGGCAGGCTGAAGGACGGCCGCTCACCACCCTGCCTGCAATGTCCCCGCAACGGTCGGTCTTCCATGCCCTGGTGAACAAGGCGCCCATCGCCAGCCGCGATGACATCCTGGCCCGCCTGCACGACCCCGACGTGGTACTGGTGGACGCCCGCAGCCCCGCCGAATACCGGGGCGAAGACTTGCGCGCCGCCCGCGGCGGCCACATTCCCGGCGCCGTAAACATCGAGTGGAAAACGCTGCTGGACCCGGCCCGGGGCGGCCGCTTCAGACCCGCCGATACGCTGCTGGCCCGGCTCACCGCCGCCGGGGTGACGCCGGACAAACTCGTTATCGTCTACTGCCAGACCCACCGCCGCTCCGCCCTGCTGTACTACGCCCTGCGCCACTACCTCGCTTATCCCCGCGTCAAGGGCTATCCCGGCTCCTGGTCCGAGTGGGGCAATCTGCCCGACAGCCCCATAGAACATTGA